In Nicotiana tabacum cultivar K326 chromosome 2, ASM71507v2, whole genome shotgun sequence, the following proteins share a genomic window:
- the LOC142167813 gene encoding protein FAR1-RELATED SEQUENCE 5-like has protein sequence MVNAGIKPTTTYSYLVEEADGANILGYSKKDYCNFIHQLMKSKVEAGDAQSVVNEFNHRQARGIAPQTIIIDQARGMEISIREVMSGTRHRLCQWHISQNALSHLSSLKNDKGFCKLFNKCMSECDSVTEFEQIWEMMLTTYNVEEHEWLNNLYNIRKMWSTTFNNDVFSA, from the exons ATGGTTAATGCTGGAATAAAGCCAACAACAACGTATTCTTACTTGGTAGAAGAAGCCGATGGGGCTAATATTTTGGGATATTCAAAGAAAGATTATTGTAATTTTATACACCAATTGATGAAATCTAAGGTGGAAGCTGGGGATGCTCAAAGTGTTGTTAATGAATTTAATCATAGACAAGCAA GAGGTATTGCCCCACAAACTATTATAATTGATCAAGCTCGAGGAATGGAAATTTCCATTAGAGAAGTGATGTCTGGCACTAGACATAGATTGTGTCAATGGCACATATCTCAGAATGCCCTATCTCATTTAAGCTCACTGAAGAATGATAAAGGTTTTTGCAAACTTTTTAATAAGTGTATGTCTGAATGTGATTCTGTTACTGAATTTGAACAAATATGGGAGATGATGCTTACAACATACAACGTAGAAGAACACGAGTGGTTGAATAATCTTTACAATATTCGAAAAATGTGGTCTACGACTTTTAATAATGATGTGTTTAGTGCTTGa
- the LOC142168700 gene encoding F-box/LRR-repeat protein At3g26922-like, translated as MSARQRCCNFNEDRISGLPDAILIHILSLLPTIDSLNTILIRRFNHLWPFIHTLTFDQCMFSGHNCVYYSQANHPDYDERFLNFVRHVLLLNKSPTLYKLCLDFHFSLSHSVRQRVSSRTDRWQYDCLRSEKRMANEIGTWIQFALNKNLKVLDLSFSAHGTFEPQAYYDLPNFVLSSPHLVELRLAYFKINAKKKSELKALTTFYLDNVMLMDQSMDYILSGCPVLEELTLWFCYGHRRLVLLNSNLKTLVLGIRWFGTRIHVSCPTLLSLDMSGTVEVLDITNVASIVEVSVNRMEKFDFKEYNDYQEMRILLQTITGAKTLKLCSWFALVFSSWQLTNLPAPTFSCKMLHLQLDFVKWHLPGILNLLKHCPSLENLIIEITAYYDYPSRNATSWIHPYDFDGDEFWNMVDTPVQCLTHHLKTVEVAGFVMEKHVIHFVEYLLRSSMVLEEMVIFAEKQTWIYGPITLMSGKVQEFEERLMNAPKASASAAVVFY; from the exons ATGTCTGCAAGGCAAAGATGCTGTAACTTTAACGAAGACCGTATAAGTGGATTACCAGATGCCATCCTCATCCATATTCTCTCCTTATTGCCAACAATCGATTCTCTGAACACAATCTTGATTCGACGATTTAATCACCTCTGGCCATTCATCCACACACTCACTTTTGATCAATGCATGTTTTCGGGGCACAACTGCGTCTATTATAGTCAAGCTAATCATCCTGACTATGACGAAAGGTTCTTGAACTTTGTTCGTCATGTGCTTCTTCTTAATAAGAGCCCAACTCTTTATAAGTTATGCCTtgattttcattttagcttatcTCATTCAGTTCGACAGAGAGTATCCAGTAGAACAGACAGATGGCAGTATGACTGTTTGAGGAGTGAGAAAAGAATGGCTAATGAAATTGGTACCTGGATCCAGTTCGCATTAAATAAGAATTTGAAGGTCCTTGACTTGTCTTTCTCTGCACATGGTACATTTGAGCCCCAGGCTTATTATGATCTGCCTAATTTTGTTCTAAGCAGTCCTCATTTGGTTGAACTCCGATTGGCATACTTTAAGATAAATGCGAAAAAGAAGAGCGAGCTGAAGGCTCTAACAACATTTTATCTTGATAATGTTATGCTAATGGATCAATCGATGGATTATATTTTATCTGGTTGCCCGGTGCTTGAGGAATTGACTCTGTGGTTTTGCTACGGCCATAGAAGACTGGTTCTGCTCAATTCGAATTTAAAGACATTGGTACTTGGCATTAGATGGTTTGGAACAAGGATACACGTCTCCTGTCCAACTCTCCTATCATTAGACATGTCTGGAACTGTGGAGGTGCTGGATATTACCAATGTAGCATCTATTGTTGAAGTGTCTGTCAATCGTATGGAGAAGTTTGATTTCAAAGAGTACAATGATTATCAAGAAATGAGAATACTCCTCCAAACAATTACAGGGGCCAAAACTCTCAAGCTATGTTCCTGGTTTGCTCTG GTATTTTCTTCATGGCAGTTGACAAATCTACCAGCTCCGACCTTCAGTTGCAAGATGCTTCACCTTCAATTGGATTTTGTGAAATGGCACTTACCAGGAATACTGAACTTGCTGAAGCACTGTCCTAGCTTGGAGAATCTTATCATCGAAATAACTGCTTACTATGATTATCCATCCCGA AACGCAACCTCGTGGATTCACCCATATGACTTTGATGGAGATGAATTTTGGAATATGGTAGATACTCCTGTCCAGTGCTTGACTCATCACCTCAAGACGGTGGAGGTAGCTGGTTTCGTAATGGAGAAGCATGTGATTCATTTTGTGGAATATTTGCTCAGGAGTTCCATGGTGTTAGAGGAAATGGTGATATTCGCGGAGAAGCAGACGTGGATCTATGGCCCAATTACTCTTATGTCTGGTAAGGTTCAGGAATTCGAGGAGAGGCTAATGAATGCCCCAAAAGCCTCTGCCTCTGCTGCAGTGGTTTTCTATTGA